One Miscanthus floridulus cultivar M001 chromosome 11, ASM1932011v1, whole genome shotgun sequence DNA window includes the following coding sequences:
- the LOC136493104 gene encoding ATPase GET3B-like, giving the protein MAALLNPMYRRLAVVGRRRISTPAVEKTLLPLMYHLSFQERHNSSLVDASGGFGEMLASTQRYYVFGGKGGVGKTSMAGSLAVKFANHGEPTLIASTEPSRSLGDLFEQDMSDGKTVRVDGFDSLFAVEIGHLKLKGKPEDVGSFINNVLGKMGLGTHSDIMSMLNEILGGMPPGLEEAFLLSELIKSIEVQGPNKLRRIVLDAPSTGHTLKLLSASDWIEKFLVLSIKGINVALSMPSSDMSLKNVQVISARLEELRKQIARVREILFDPQSTEFIIVTIPTMMAVSESSRFHASLMKDGVDARRLIVNQVLPPSASDCRFCAAKRREEARAFRAILEDHELGGLKLIQAQLLDMEVKGVPALRFLSDSVWK; this is encoded by the exons ATGGCGGCGCTTCTAAACCCTATGTACCGGCGACTCGCCGTCGTGGGCCGCCGCCGGATTTCTACACCGGCGGTAGAGAAGACCCTGCTGCCCCTCATGTATCACCTTAGCTTCCAGG AAAGACACAATTCTAGTTTGGTGGATGCGAGTGGAGGATTCGGCGAGATGCTTGCCTCTACACAGAGGTACTATGTCTTTGGAGGCAAAGGTGGTGTGGGGAAAACAAGCATGGCGGGGTCGCTTGCTGTGAAGTTTGCCAACCATGGTGAACCAACACTTATTGCATCGACGGAACCATCTCGGTCACTGGGTGATTTATTTGAACAA GACATGAGTGATGGCAAAACTGTACGCGTCGATGGATTTGACTCTCTTTTTGCAGTTGAG ATTGGCCATCTGAAGTTAAAGGGAAAACCAGAAGATGTTGGATCTTTTATCAACAATGTACTTGGAAAGATGGGGCTTGGAACACATTCTGATATTATG TCTATGCTTAATGAGATTCTCGGTGGAATGCCCCCTGGACTTGAAGAAGCGTTTTTACTATCAGAG CTGATAAAATCCATTGAAGTGCAAGGGCCCAATAAACTTAGGCGTATAGTGCTGGATGCTCCATCCACT GGACATACACTTAAGCTTCTGTCAGCTTCTGATTGGATTGAAAAGTTCCTCGTTTTGAGCATCAAG GGCATTAATGTCGCTTTGTCCATGCCATCCTCTGATATGTCTCTTAAGAACGTGCAAGTAATC TCTGCCAGGCTAGAGGAACTAAGGAAGCAAATTGCAAGAGTGCGTGAGATTTTGTTTGATCCACAATCAACAGAATTCATCATTGTGACAATTCCAACG ATGATGGCAGTTAGTGAGTCATCAAGATTTCACGCGTCATTAATGAAGGATGGTGTGGATGCAAGAAGGCTCATCGTAAATCAGGTGTTGCCACCATCTGCATCCGACTGCAGATTCTGTGCTGCAAAACGGAGG GAAGAAGCACGTGCCTTCCGTGCGATACTGGAGGACCATGAACTTGGCGGCCTGAAGCTGATCCAGGCTCAGCTCCTTGATATGGAGGTGAAAGGCGTCCCTGCACTCCGATTCCTCAGCGATTCAGTGTGGAAGTAG